The DNA region TAAATATTATTGTTTCCGGCGGCACTGGCTCAGGAAAAACCACCATGTTAAATATTCTATCCTCGTTTATCCCGGAAGCTGAGCGAATAGTTACCATCGAGGATGCAGCCGAACTGCAGCTTCGGCAGGAACATGTTGTCCGCCTGGAAACCCGCCCGCCCAATATAGAAGGAAGAGGTGCCATTAGCATCAGGGATTTGGTGCGAAACTCGCTCAGAATGAGACCTGACAGGATTGTGGTCGGTGAGGTGAGAAGCGGAGAGGCCTTGGACATGCTTCAGGCGATGAATACCGGCCATGATGGCTCATTGACAACCGGACACGCCAACGGGCCCAGGGATATGTTGGCCAGGTTAGAAACCATGGTGTTAATGTCCGGGATGGACCTGCCTGTGCGAGCAATCAGAGAACAAATAGCTTCAGCTGTGGATTTGATTGCTCACCAGGCAAGGCTTAAGGACGGAAGCAGAAAGGTTACTCATATAACTGAAGTTCAAGGAATGGAAGGAGAAGTAATTGTTTTACAGGATATTTTTTTATTCAAACAGACAGGACTCGATCAGAACGGACGGGTGCAGGGTAATTTTCTCTGCACAGGGCTTCGTCCTAAATTTATGAGCAAGATGGAAGATGCCGGGATTCAACTGCCACACAGCCTGTTTTTATCGTCAATGTTGTAACCATAAGAAGGGGGCAGCATATGAAAGATATTATTTTCCCAGCTATTTTGGCAGGGGTT from Syntrophomonadaceae bacterium includes:
- a CDS encoding CpaF family protein, giving the protein MSLLKRLESEQKTSTVPSLAKETGIRVQRKEEYLLLKTKIHHRLVQEMGQADHSTAVDLEKLRTKVDEIVQGFFASSAHLFPKGDQQKLVSEVLAEAVGYGPIQPLIEDPSVSEIMVNGPKKVYVERSGKLELTEVFFRDDSHVEHIIEKIVAPLGRRIDESMPMVDARLPDGSRVNAVIAPLALDGPALTIRKFSKDPLTVDNLIQYGSLNREMARFLEACVNASLNIIVSGGTGSGKTTMLNILSSFIPEAERIVTIEDAAELQLRQEHVVRLETRPPNIEGRGAISIRDLVRNSLRMRPDRIVVGEVRSGEALDMLQAMNTGHDGSLTTGHANGPRDMLARLETMVLMSGMDLPVRAIREQIASAVDLIAHQARLKDGSRKVTHITEVQGMEGEVIVLQDIFLFKQTGLDQNGRVQGNFLCTGLRPKFMSKMEDAGIQLPHSLFLSSML